In Methanomassiliicoccales archaeon, a single window of DNA contains:
- a CDS encoding ABC transporter ATP-binding protein, giving the protein MAAIIRTENVCKTYVTGDIKVEALKNVNLEVQSGEMVAIMGPSGCGKTTLLNCLSGIDDVTSGRVFVEGRDITAMDDDEKTNFRAKRMGFVFQLFNLLPVLTAEENVELPLLLSDESSKAARARAQELLKAVGLRDRMRMRPAALSAGERQRVTIARALVNDPALIWADEPTGNLDKKTAEEVVGLMRKLNRERGETFIIVTHDPEVGEVCDRIINMRDGEIISDSGRAKVNALDGRRMG; this is encoded by the coding sequence ATGGCCGCTATAATCAGGACAGAGAATGTTTGCAAGACCTATGTTACAGGCGATATCAAGGTAGAGGCCCTGAAAAACGTCAATCTCGAGGTGCAGAGCGGAGAGATGGTAGCGATTATGGGTCCCTCGGGATGCGGCAAAACCACACTTTTGAATTGTCTTTCAGGAATAGATGATGTGACATCAGGCAGGGTGTTCGTCGAGGGGAGAGATATTACCGCGATGGATGATGATGAGAAAACCAATTTTCGCGCCAAAAGAATGGGGTTCGTATTTCAATTATTCAATTTGCTTCCCGTGCTCACCGCTGAGGAGAACGTGGAGCTCCCGTTGCTTCTTTCCGATGAATCCTCCAAAGCGGCAAGGGCTCGGGCACAAGAACTACTCAAGGCCGTCGGTCTAAGAGACCGCATGCGTATGAGACCAGCTGCCCTTTCAGCAGGAGAGAGACAAAGGGTCACCATAGCTCGAGCGCTGGTGAACGATCCTGCTCTCATTTGGGCCGATGAGCCTACCGGCAATCTGGATAAGAAGACTGCTGAAGAGGTGGTTGGCTTAATGCGCAAGCTCAATAGGGAAAGAGGTGAGACTTTCATAATCGTCACACATGACCCCGAGGTAGGGGAGGTGTGCGATCGCATCATCAATATGAGAGATGGGGAGATTATTAGTGACAGCGGCAGGGCGAAAGTGAACGCGCTAGATGGTCGCAGAATGGGGTGA
- a CDS encoding TPM domain-containing protein, with the protein MMDREKRVALAAALIIVLIVAAMGVFLILSSGSEEKMPDWVPTITPYVDDRVGILNYDDYRDLNDFCYEVELNNSCEIAVLLVNSTAPAGISDYALKTFEKNGIGQKGKDNGVLFVFSLEDRAWTVVVGEGVSDILGGAKLTELSLTYLEPYLNEGNYSQGIKLYIFAIGLELLDKYDGEGHDDRSYPVPFIPLDWTGWLVVIIVIIGLSIITKGKFLYLIFYIISSILGGKGGGKWGGGKTGGGRIGGRF; encoded by the coding sequence ATGATGGACCGAGAGAAGCGCGTTGCATTGGCAGCAGCGTTAATCATCGTGCTTATCGTGGCTGCCATGGGCGTGTTCTTGATATTGAGTTCCGGCTCTGAAGAGAAGATGCCGGATTGGGTCCCTACCATAACCCCTTATGTGGATGATAGAGTCGGCATTTTGAATTACGACGACTATCGGGATCTGAATGATTTCTGTTATGAAGTGGAATTGAATAACTCATGCGAAATAGCAGTTTTGCTCGTGAACAGCACCGCTCCAGCGGGGATAAGTGATTATGCCTTAAAGACCTTTGAAAAGAATGGCATAGGGCAGAAGGGCAAGGACAACGGTGTGCTTTTCGTCTTCTCCTTAGAAGATAGGGCATGGACAGTGGTTGTAGGTGAAGGCGTTTCGGACATTTTGGGAGGAGCTAAGCTCACGGAGCTAAGCCTGACCTACCTCGAACCCTATCTGAATGAAGGCAATTATTCGCAAGGAATCAAACTATACATTTTTGCCATTGGCCTTGAGCTATTGGACAAATACGATGGGGAGGGACACGACGACCGTTCCTATCCAGTTCCGTTCATCCCCTTGGATTGGACAGGCTGGTTGGTGGTGATAATCGTAATTATCGGCCTTAGCATAATCACTAAAGGAAAATTCCTGTACCTCATTTTCTACATCATCTCCTCCATATTAGGAGGGAAAGGGGGAGGAAAGTGGGGAGGAGGAAAGACAGGAGGAGGGCGGATTGGGGGGAGATTCTAG
- a CDS encoding NfeD family protein gives MVTEIEVGIALVLAGVVLLVIEAFSPGAFLLVPATILIIIGLMGLLIPGLLFSVWSPIIAVVLFAPMTYVTIKLYQRIAPPSPPETTVAASLIGRKGTVIKTIEPQTLSGKVKIAHDIWSATSNTRIEEGKKVIVKGSEGVHVIVEEVNE, from the coding sequence ATGGTGACGGAAATAGAGGTAGGAATAGCTCTAGTTTTAGCGGGCGTGGTTCTATTGGTGATAGAGGCTTTTTCGCCAGGAGCCTTTCTCTTAGTGCCTGCGACGATATTGATAATAATAGGTCTGATGGGCTTGCTCATACCCGGTCTGCTTTTCTCGGTATGGTCGCCTATCATAGCCGTGGTTCTGTTCGCACCTATGACATATGTTACCATCAAATTGTATCAGAGGATAGCCCCTCCCTCACCTCCTGAAACCACAGTGGCTGCTTCGTTGATAGGACGGAAGGGCACGGTTATCAAAACAATAGAACCTCAGACTTTGTCCGGCAAAGTGAAGATCGCCCATGATATCTGGAGCGCTACTTCCAACACTCGTATCGAGGAGGGTAAGAAAGTGATTGTCAAAGGGAGTGAGGGGGTTCATGTAATAGTGGAGGAGGTCAACGAGTGA
- a CDS encoding ArsB/NhaD family transporter has protein sequence NIGSVATPVGNPQNAYIATVSGISFVEFSMALMPTAMLSLVVAMVIIWLIFRKDLCDENGHCLRIDAEGVRTIVNFEGMDRSVWIVLVIMFSVFLGFIASDFLRIPLAVVAFIGGSVALFILPLFNRKTNARSILAGVDWTLLLFFVGLFIVLEGVSVSGLLEEMMTVFQSAVDGGLTQVPGLTLFTALLSNLISNVPAVILLSPFVSTLGDNSLWIALAASSTLAGNATILGAAANVIVAESGERLGADLPFWKFVKAGLPITIATLFISVLILEIM, from the coding sequence AACATAGGTTCGGTGGCCACACCAGTAGGAAACCCTCAGAACGCCTACATAGCTACCGTTTCGGGAATATCTTTCGTGGAGTTTTCCATGGCGCTCATGCCTACGGCGATGCTTAGCCTTGTAGTGGCAATGGTCATCATATGGTTGATCTTCAGAAAGGATCTATGCGATGAGAATGGACACTGCTTGAGAATCGATGCGGAGGGTGTCAGAACCATAGTCAATTTCGAGGGCATGGATCGGAGCGTTTGGATTGTCCTCGTGATAATGTTCTCGGTTTTCCTTGGCTTCATCGCCTCAGACTTTCTCCGGATTCCACTGGCCGTTGTTGCATTCATAGGGGGGTCCGTTGCCCTTTTCATTCTGCCGTTATTCAACCGAAAGACCAATGCCCGTAGCATTTTGGCCGGTGTAGACTGGACACTTTTACTCTTCTTTGTGGGTCTGTTCATTGTGCTTGAAGGGGTTTCTGTGTCAGGATTGTTGGAAGAGATGATGACGGTCTTCCAATCTGCTGTCGACGGGGGATTGACCCAGGTTCCAGGTCTGACCTTGTTCACCGCCCTCCTTTCCAATTTAATCAGCAATGTTCCCGCGGTTATTCTTCTATCGCCTTTCGTGAGCACTTTGGGCGATAACTCATTGTGGATAGCGCTGGCAGCATCGAGTACGCTAGCGGGAAACGCAACCATACTAGGAGCCGCGGCTAATGTAATAGTGGCTGAGAGCGGCGAAAGATTGGGAGCAGACCTCCCCTTCTGGAAGTTCGTGAAAGCGGGCCTACCCATCACTATTGCCACGCTTTTTATCTCAGTTCTCATATTGGAAATAATGTAA
- a CDS encoding SPFH domain-containing protein, protein MVDVLVIGLVMIAIIVVLLILSSGIRIIRPYEQGVYMRLGRFVRILNSGFNYVTPLISEVVKLDLRTQVLDVPRQEVITKDNSPTNVDAIIYTKVIDPKKAFFEVQNYRAATVYLAQTTLRSIIGDMELDEILSNRERINVHLRDVLDEATDKWGVKVEAVEIREVDPAPKVKMAMEEQTSSERLRRAAILKADGEKKAAILTAEGEKRARILQAEGLRQSKILEAEGERMAIILQAQGDAQKLRILSVGASTLDSKALTVLSLDAFKALGNSAATKYVLPFELTKLVEGVSEYLGSGRTVPEREISKVDEVEKVVGKADDILGPIPKPEELRRDLRSLEEVMEKETKEMEKIADVSRKERPSNPPSTN, encoded by the coding sequence ATGGTAGATGTGTTAGTAATAGGCCTAGTGATGATTGCCATAATCGTGGTCCTGCTCATACTTTCGAGTGGTATCAGGATCATCCGGCCCTATGAGCAAGGCGTCTATATGAGGCTAGGCAGGTTCGTGAGAATTTTGAATTCAGGATTCAATTACGTGACCCCGCTGATAAGTGAAGTAGTCAAGCTGGATCTACGAACTCAGGTCCTAGACGTTCCACGCCAGGAAGTGATAACCAAGGACAACTCGCCTACCAATGTCGACGCCATCATTTATACGAAAGTGATTGATCCTAAGAAAGCGTTCTTTGAGGTTCAGAATTATCGCGCGGCTACGGTTTATCTGGCCCAGACAACTCTACGTTCTATAATCGGAGATATGGAATTGGATGAGATTCTCTCTAACCGCGAGCGCATCAACGTCCACTTGAGGGACGTACTAGATGAGGCCACGGATAAATGGGGGGTCAAGGTAGAGGCGGTAGAGATAAGGGAAGTGGATCCTGCTCCAAAGGTAAAGATGGCCATGGAGGAGCAAACCTCATCGGAGAGACTAAGAAGGGCGGCGATCCTGAAAGCAGATGGAGAGAAGAAGGCCGCCATCCTTACTGCTGAGGGTGAGAAGAGGGCGAGAATCCTGCAAGCAGAAGGGCTACGCCAATCTAAGATCCTTGAAGCCGAAGGGGAAAGGATGGCAATTATACTCCAGGCTCAAGGAGATGCGCAGAAACTGCGCATCCTTTCCGTGGGAGCCAGCACTTTGGATTCCAAGGCTCTTACCGTTCTCTCACTTGACGCTTTCAAGGCCTTAGGCAACAGCGCTGCCACCAAATATGTGCTACCCTTTGAGCTCACTAAACTCGTGGAAGGAGTCTCCGAGTATCTGGGAAGTGGTAGGACCGTTCCCGAGAGAGAGATATCCAAGGTGGATGAGGTAGAGAAGGTAGTAGGAAAGGCAGATGACATATTGGGCCCCATTCCGAAGCCTGAGGAGCTGCGCCGCGACCTCCGGTCTCTAGAAGAAGTGATGGAGAAGGAGACCAAAGAAATGGAGAAGATCGCGGACGTAAGCCGAAAGGAAAGACCTTCCAATCCACCTTCCACTAATTAA
- a CDS encoding LemA family protein, producing MNKKIFVVVLIVGILLVFGLLTILSYNGMVSKDQAVSQKASEIKNRYVTKISIITQLQQQTNLSLAYESSLLTNITQLRTRWMEAFQSGASDEQLINISEQLDQKFYTILVSWENYPVLTGTDVIRSLMGEITFQEERLSYARAQYNGAVRDYNAYIKSFPNNLLAGTFGFKEKPYWGSNFPEDVTGL from the coding sequence ATGAATAAAAAGATCTTCGTCGTGGTGCTGATCGTCGGCATTCTATTGGTGTTCGGATTGTTGACAATCCTTTCCTACAATGGCATGGTTTCCAAGGACCAGGCGGTCTCCCAAAAGGCGTCGGAGATAAAGAACCGTTATGTAACCAAAATAAGCATCATCACTCAGCTGCAACAACAAACAAACCTGTCCTTGGCCTATGAATCCAGCCTTTTGACGAACATCACCCAGCTAAGGACGCGGTGGATGGAGGCATTTCAATCCGGGGCAAGCGATGAGCAACTGATCAACATCTCAGAGCAGCTTGACCAGAAGTTCTATACTATACTGGTAAGTTGGGAGAATTACCCTGTTTTAACAGGCACAGATGTAATACGGTCCTTGATGGGAGAGATTACTTTCCAAGAGGAGAGGTTGTCATACGCAAGGGCACAGTATAATGGAGCGGTCAGGGATTATAATGCCTACATCAAATCCTTCCCCAATAATCTTCTAGCGGGAACATTTGGATTCAAAGAGAAACCCTATTGGGGAAGCAATTTCCCTGAGGACGTTACTGGTTTGTGA